The sequence below is a genomic window from Bacteroidales bacterium.
AGCAGTAAGCGTAAGAGTTACAGGAGTTGTAACATTAAGAGCAGTTACAGCAGAATAATTAAGACCGCTAATCATGTTTAAAAGCGGGTCAGTTGCTTCGTAGTGCCCCGTATTAACATTAAAAGCATAATCTGAAACAACCCCTATTGCTTCAAGCAACCTAAAATGTGTTGCTCCCGATGGTGCTTCAACATAATCCTTAGGCAAAAAAGCAGCAACAGTTATTGTGCCCTGATTCCTTGCAGTGTTGTTTGTAGCAACAAAAGGAGCATCGAAAATCTGCGACAAACTGATTTTTTTATTAAAGTCAAATCCTGCTAACATGCTCCTTGAAGCAGAAAGCGGAATGGTTCTCTGTCCCCTTGTTCCTGTGCCTTTCAGGTTTATTTCTTTGAAAAGCTGTGTTAAACGTGCCGTTACACGCGAATCCGATTTGCTTAAAATAACGCTTATAAGAGCCATACGCAACGCCTTTGAAACAATGGCGCAACCGCCGAACTCCGAGTTATTTTCTCTTGTACGAATGAATGAAGGATCATTTAAAATCCTTTCTTTTGATGGCCCGTTTGCCTTTCTGGCTAAATCATCACCACCCAGCTTATAAAAGCTAATACCGTCCATATTGCCTTTTAGCTTGATTAAACCTGTTTGCTTACTCATAGTTAATAAATTTAAAGGGTTTATAAATACTGAAAACTATGAGTAGAAACTTTTACATATAGGAAAGATTAATTATTAATGTAGTGCAAAACCTTGTCAATACTGTATATAAAGGTACAAAAAAATAAAAGTGAAAGCAAGTTTTTTAACAAATTTATTTTGATAAAAACGTTGATATAACTGAAATAAACCTAACAATGTTACGTTATATATAAATGTGTTCTAATTTTTTTAAGCCGCAGAACATAGAGAAAAAAACATCAGAAGTACTGAAAACACAGTACAAACAACAACAAAAAATATACCTTTAAATATTTTTATAAAACAAAAAAATCTTTATCTTTGACATAGATAAAAGCTAATGCAGCAACAAAAAAACACATATTTTTTTGAAGAACCCCATAGAGTAAATAAGGCACAGGGGTGTTTTTTGTACGTAAAGGTAAACCATTTAGGGAATGTCCGCGTGGTGCTCTCTGATTTTAGACAGTGGAATGACGCTAACAACGATAATACTTATCAAAGCACCGAAAACGAAACTGTTGTGCAAAGCTGGAATGACTACTATGCATTTGGTATGATAATGCCCGGAAGAAATTTCTCATCAAACTCATATCGGTTCGGTTTCAATGGTAAGGAGAAGGATGATGAGTTAAAGGGTAATGGAAATAGCTACGATTATGGTTATAGAACATACGACCCAAGAATTTGTAGATTCTTAAGTATTGACCCTTTGACTAAAGAGTATCCTTGGTATACTCCTTATCAGTTTGCAGGAAACAAACCTATTATGGCTGTTGACTTAGATGGATTAGAAGAAAAACCAGTAAATGAAACCGTTGCTGTAGATCCAGGACATGGTATAGATGGCTCAACTAATCCCAAAGTTGATCCTGGTGCTGTTAATGGTACTGATTATGAAAAAGATATTGTTTTAAACATAGCAAATAGTGTTAATAAATACTTGAAAGAATGGAATACAGGAACTGTTATGACAAGAACAGGAGATTTAACAACAGACAAAAATCAAATTGATTATAGATTAGATGTTGCTAATAATAACAATGCAAATGTATTTTTAAGTATACATACTAATTCTGTTGCTAGTGGAAATCCAAGTGGTTTTCTTGTTTGTTACGACCCTAATAATCAGACAAATGGAACTGAAAGTAAAAAATTAGCTGAAAATATAGTTAATAAACAAAGTATAATGAGTATTAGAGGAACAGGGCTTCAAGAAAGACCGGGAGAGCTTGGTGTTTTGAGAGATTTTAAAGGCAAAGCCGCAGCATTGGTTGAAGTTGGTTTTATTTCTAATGCTAATGATGTGGTATTAATGAAAACAAATGCAGACGAGATTGGTAAGCAAATAGCAACAGGAGTATATAAATTCTTAAATAATGCAGATCCTCCAGCGCCTAAAGTTGAAAAAAGTGCGGGGGTAATAACTCCAACACCTGCTCCAATTATTCAAGCACCACCTGCTTTAAGTCGCACATTTCAATAAACTAAATTTGTAATAATTTTAAGATGAAACGTATTAATTTAAATTTAAATAAAATGAATATTCTAAATGGTTTTATATATATATCTTTATTGATAAACACCAGTTGCAATGATTTGGAAAATAAAAAACAACCCCCAAAAGATGATAAAATAAATAGTTCTTACTCTTTAACAGAAATAGATTCTATTTATAAAAAAATTATCAAGAACTGTGATATATGGGTCAAGTCATGGAAAGATGTATCAAATAATTTTGATATAACTAAATTTAAATTTGAGAATAAGGATAGTTGTAAATCTTGTGGCAATTGGGATAAATATATAGTTGATAATGATTTTTTGGCATTATACAATGATATCTTATTTTATTCATTTAATAAATCTATGATAGTTGATATATATAGTAATAAAACTATATTAACTAAAAAGGAAAACAGACTCATTGCTACTTTTGATGCTGATACTAAAGTTTATGTCATTGATTTAAACAATAAAAAAAGTAAATTGTTGTTTACTTCTGGTACAATTGAAATGTACAATGATTGTTTGTGGATTGATAGCGATAATTTTGCTTTATTGGGATCAAGAAGTGAATATGTTAATAATATAGAGAGTTTTAGACCATTTATTTGGATATATAATATAAAAAATAATGTTTATAATATATATTCTGATTCAAAAACTTATCAAAAATATAATACAGGGTATTTCTTTAATAGATTTAAGAATATTAGCGACAAGTAAAGAAATAACCGGTTCGAAACACAAAGTGGCTTCGAGCTATACCGATAGAAGAACAACCCCCTGTAGTCAATGATTACGAGAGGTTTTTTATTACGACAATTTTTAAATTTCATTACGATGTTATTCGAAATTCATTATGATGGCAAGTCATTACGATGATTTATAATTCGGATTATGATTTTTTAGTTTTAAAAAATCATATTGCTTTCAGATTTTCAAAATTTACTTTGTGTAGGTTTTTAAAGTCATCAAGAATATTATTTCTTAATTCTTTTCGTATTTCACATATTTTAGCATAATTTTCTATTGCAACAGGAATGATTGTTTCATTAGGAATGTTTATATTTAAAACATTATTACCTATTTCAATTTGAAAAACGTTGAGTTTTATTAATGTCTTTCTTGTATTTTCACTAATCCAAAGATTAAATTTTAAAGCAATTGCAATTTGTTTAAATAATTCAGCATATAATTGTTTATCTACAAACAAGACATGATATTTTTCTTTTGTGTTTTCTTCATATGTCGTGATTGATAAATGTCCTAATATATTTTCAAGAAATTCATAAGCTTCAAGTCTTTTTCTAATAAGCTCCTTATAGTATTCATTTTTGTAATCGTTTTTCCTTATTAACCACGTTAAAAATCCTGTTAGCCCTGATGATAACAAAGAGCTAGTTAAAATAATTGAAATAATATCAAGTTTATTCATTGTTATATTTTTATTTTATATAATTCGGATTATTTTTTTGTAATTCAATAATAAGGTTCAGTGCATCAATAAAAGCCATCTCGTCATTTTGCAACTCTTTCGGTAGTTCATTTTTGCTATTAGCTTTGTATAATTGCATACATTTTTGAAACCCAAGTGTTTGTTGGCTGTTCATCTTTAAATGCAGATAACGCCCAAGTAGTCGTGGGTCAGAGGAAACAGGAACGCTGTCATTTTTTTTAATCGCTTCAATAAAACTTAAAATGTTTTTATCTTCTTGCTTTGAATTTTGTTTAACGAAAGTCAGGAAATCCATATCGCACAATTCTTTTGAATTACAAAGGTAATATTTATATCATTCTTTTTAAAATACAAAGGATACCTTTTTGTCCTTTAACTCTCGAAAATAGGAATATTATTTTTTTTATTAAAAAATTAAACTACTTTTATCAAGTTAATTTTAATGTATTTACTAATAAAATAAAGGGTAATAAATTATGAATCGACAAAATTCTCGTATTGTTAATGTTAATAATATTAGCGATATAAAAGAAAAAAAATCGCCCATTCCTTTACTTGTGAAGCTTGCTGAAAAGCAAAAAATCTTAAAGCCCAAATGCGGAGGGGGGCACCAAACCTATTCTGCAACTGGTCCAGTACAAGATATAAGTTGGGATCCAGATTAAATAATATAAAATATACGAATAGAATAGTATTCATAAAAATCAAAGATCCATTTTATTTTTGTTGATTTATAAATATTTGCATATTTATAAAAATATAATAACTTAAAAATAATGCTTTGATTATCAATAGTAATTCGTGTAATTTAGGTATTCTTAATACGCGAGATTAAATATTTTGCAATTCCTTGCGATATATTGATACCAGTAATTTCTTCTATCCAACCCCATTGTCCACTAGGATTAACTTCCAAGAAAAAATAATCATTATTTGGAGTTATTATCAAATCTATTGTTCCATAGTTTAGATTTAATTTGTCCATTAATTTAATAATTTTCTTTTTAATATTTTCAGACAAAAAATATTGATAATGTTTTACTTTTGCAAAGTCATATTTTCTCCAGTCAATTCTTGTTTTTTCACTAGCCTGAGAGTCAATTGCACAAGTAAAAATTTTTTTGCCGATAACTGTTAATCTTAATTCTGTTTTTTTCTCTATATATTCTTGAGCCATTATAGGAGATAATTTTATATTTTCTTTTTCTTTTTTAAGATAACTTGTTTTTATTTTATTTGCATAAATAAAATAAAAGTCCTTTTTGTCTTTTAAAACAGTTCCGTGCAACAACTTTACAATAATTTTATTATTACAATCATTTGAAAATTTTATCAATTTTTCAGGATCATTAGTAATAATAGTTTTTGGTACATTTAAACCAATAGCTTCAGCAATTTTAAGTGGATAAAATTTACCATCTTCTAAAAATTTTGTAAATAATGGATGATTAACAAAATTAAAATTAGCAGAAGCAAAAATATTTTGTAAACAAACTCTTGATTCATTCTCAATAAATTTTTTGACTCCATCAGATTTAACTACATTACTAGCAACTGGTAATCCTGGTCTTATGTGCCAAACTATACCAATATCTTCAAGTAATGCTCTATATTTTGTCTTTTTAAAATTTTCAAATTTTATTAGGTCAATAAAACCTGATGTTTTTGAATTAATATTATCTAACGATAAATTTGATGTCTTGGGAAAATTGGTTAAGTCAAAAAAGAGTACATGATGTCCCATCCTCTGTATTTCTTCTATTACTTTCAATACAGGAATATCATCTTTTTTGGCAATGATTAGTATTTTTTTCATAATTTTTTATAAGTTATAAAACCCGTTAAAATTATAGAATAAAAAACTATGATAACTAAATTTATTTTTTTTGCTTTAAAAAAAAATTATAATCTTTAATAACTCTTGCCTTAAATACTTTAAATGATTCTTCTAATCCTATCTTTTTCCTTCTTTTATCAATATTTTTTATATCATAAATTGTATCAACTGATAATTTTTTAGTTTTGATATCAATTTTAAAAGATGTTCCATATAATTGAGGTTGTCCTTTTTTAACTCTTATTCTATCTATGGTTTTACTAATTTTGTTCCAGTCTTGCTCTCCAGCTGGTAAATTTTTCATTAAAATCAATGCTTTGTTTGCAAGTTTATTATCTTTTGTGTGCTGAATTAGAACCCACGCATAATCAGATGCTATTTTACCGACTTTGCTTTTTGACGGCCATCCGATTTTACTGATAATTTTTTCAAATTCTTCTGTATTTGTTTTGTCTAATTTTTCGTTGTAATATTTTGGATTAAAATTATTTTTTGCCCATAATTTTCTCATCTTTTGATCTCTTTCCCCCAAATCTATTATTTTTTTAGAAAGGATTTTATATTTTTGGTTCATAGGCAAATTATATCACTTTATTTATAATTAAGCTGTTAAGTGAGTAATTTGTTATATTGATAAATACGGCGACTATATGACATTAATAAATAAAATTTGCCTGTTTTTTTTGATTAAAAATTACGACTAATAATTTTTTCTTTCGACTTTTTTCTTATTTCGCTTATTTCTTTTTCACGACCTAATGATTTATCAAGCCCTTGCAACTTTTCTTCAGTAAAACCCAAAGTTTTCAATCTATATTTTTTCTCGTTAAAAACAATTCCTGAAATTCTGCCACCCCTTATGTATGCTTGAAGTCCGCTATCTTTTAAGTTTTTATAAAATTCACTTTTTGAATTTGCTTTTTTATAGCAAGTGTTAAGCATTACTTTTAATTTTTCCTTGCCCGAAGCCCTACCAGTGCGTTCTTTAAATTTGTATTCTTTATCCGATAGGGCTAATTCTTTTTTTCCGTTTCCGTGATTTACTATTGATTTGTTTAACTCAGGATATTTTTCAATTTGATATTGTTGTATTTTCTTTTTGAATTTTTGCAAATCAACTTTCGCTAAACGCATTCCTTTGCCTGTCTTATACTCAACTCCTGATACGCAAATGTGAATATGGAAATGTTCTTTGTCAAAATGTGGAACTGCTATAAACATTCCATTTCCTCGCTCCCGAACATATTGCCTTGCGATATCTTCAAGCTTGTCTAATGAAATATTTTTTGCGTCGTCCTTATGAAAACTGATTATTTCGTGGGTTAGAATAACCGAGTCGGATCTTTTGTTTTGTCTTAACTTTTCGTTTTCTTTGTATTGCTCTACCCATTCGTCAATGCTATACCCTTTTAAATTACGCAATACTTCAAAACTTTTTCCGCTATCA
It includes:
- a CDS encoding N-acetylmuramoyl-L-alanine amidase, which codes for MQQQKNTYFFEEPHRVNKAQGCFLYVKVNHLGNVRVVLSDFRQWNDANNDNTYQSTENETVVQSWNDYYAFGMIMPGRNFSSNSYRFGFNGKEKDDELKGNGNSYDYGYRTYDPRICRFLSIDPLTKEYPWYTPYQFAGNKPIMAVDLDGLEEKPVNETVAVDPGHGIDGSTNPKVDPGAVNGTDYEKDIVLNIANSVNKYLKEWNTGTVMTRTGDLTTDKNQIDYRLDVANNNNANVFLSIHTNSVASGNPSGFLVCYDPNNQTNGTESKKLAENIVNKQSIMSIRGTGLQERPGELGVLRDFKGKAAALVEVGFISNANDVVLMKTNADEIGKQIATGVYKFLNNADPPAPKVEKSAGVITPTPAPIIQAPPALSRTFQ
- a CDS encoding DUF6624 domain-containing protein, producing MRKLWAKNNFNPKYYNEKLDKTNTEEFEKIISKIGWPSKSKVGKIASDYAWVLIQHTKDNKLANKALILMKNLPAGEQDWNKISKTIDRIRVKKGQPQLYGTSFKIDIKTKKLSVDTIYDIKNIDKRRKKIGLEESFKVFKARVIKDYNFFLKQKK
- a CDS encoding relaxase/mobilization nuclease domain-containing protein; this encodes MIIKIKSHKKPNFKKLINYLIHDKDRLFDSGKSFEVLRNLKGYSIDEWVEQYKENEKLRQNKRSDSVILTHEIISFHKDDAKNISLDKLEDIARQYVRERGNGMFIAVPHFDKEHFHIHICVSGVEYKTGKGMRLAKVDLQKFKKKIQQYQIEKYPELNKSIVNHGNGKKELALSDKEYKFKERTGRASGKEKLKVMLNTCYKKANSKSEFYKNLKDSGLQAYIRGGRISGIVFNEKKYRLKTLGFTEEKLQGLDKSLGREKEISEIRKKSKEKIISRNF